The following coding sequences lie in one Actinomyces capricornis genomic window:
- a CDS encoding ABC transporter ATP-binding protein: MPTTPPPIQPPPGAAHPGAPVVQAQALSRIYGRGAAQVLALDSVSLSVARGEFVAIMGPSGSGKSTLLHCLAGLDSPTSGRVLIAGQDLAGMGDKRLTAVRRDRLGFVFQSFNLLPTLTAQENILLPLRLAGRRPDEGWYRTIIDILGIGDRLGHRPSELSGGQQQRVAVARALVGRPEVVFADEPTGALDTASAASLLSALAQMCEHLGQTVVMVTHDQDAAGATHRIIRLRDGRIEADAPTRRPAPAGPPPVAPAAPHPGHAANPDRPWTGVR; encoded by the coding sequence ATGCCGACGACGCCACCACCCATCCAGCCTCCCCCGGGAGCGGCCCACCCGGGCGCCCCGGTGGTCCAGGCCCAGGCGCTGAGCAGGATCTACGGCCGGGGCGCCGCCCAGGTCCTGGCCCTGGACTCCGTCAGCCTGTCCGTGGCGCGGGGCGAGTTCGTCGCCATCATGGGCCCCTCGGGCTCGGGGAAGTCCACCCTCCTGCACTGCCTGGCGGGGCTGGACTCCCCCACCAGCGGCAGGGTGCTCATCGCGGGCCAGGACCTGGCCGGGATGGGGGACAAGCGGCTGACCGCCGTGCGCCGCGACCGCCTGGGCTTCGTCTTCCAGTCCTTCAACCTCCTGCCCACGCTGACGGCTCAGGAGAACATCCTGCTGCCCCTGAGGCTGGCGGGGCGCCGCCCCGATGAGGGCTGGTACCGCACCATCATCGACATCCTGGGGATCGGCGACCGCCTGGGGCACCGCCCCAGCGAGCTCTCCGGCGGCCAGCAGCAGCGCGTGGCCGTGGCCCGGGCCCTCGTGGGGCGCCCCGAGGTGGTCTTCGCCGACGAGCCCACCGGGGCGCTGGACACCGCCTCGGCGGCCTCGCTGCTGAGCGCCCTGGCCCAGATGTGCGAGCACCTGGGGCAGACCGTGGTCATGGTCACCCATGATCAGGATGCGGCGGGGGCGACCCACCGCATCATCCGCCTGCGCGACGGGCGCATCGAGGCCGACGCCCCCACCCGCCGCCCCGCACCGGCAGGGCCGCCGCCCGTCGCACCCGCAGCCCCTCATCCCGGCCACGCCGCAAACCCGGACCGGCCCTGGACGGGGGTGCGCTGA
- the folP gene encoding dihydropteroate synthase, with protein MTSPPATAPAPLPGALPRERTLLMGILNVTPDSFSDGGRWDTPEAAVAHGRELLDQGADLLDIGGESTRPGAGRVSPDQERERILPVVRELAAQGAVISVDTTRASTAAAAIEAGAAIINDVSGGLADPGMHRLIASAGVVYICQHWRGSPETMDTLTDYPEGVLAGVEAELGRRLAELEAAGVDPAQVVVDPGLGFAKTHEQSWRLLASTARLGENLGRPVLIGASRKRFLAAATDPGAGPGGTPDQRDAATAATTALAAAAGAWAVRVHEVPANRDALRTASLWKEHQ; from the coding sequence GTGACTTCTCCGCCTGCCACCGCCCCGGCGCCCCTGCCGGGCGCGCTGCCGCGCGAGCGCACGCTGCTCATGGGGATCCTCAACGTCACCCCGGACTCCTTCTCCGACGGCGGCCGGTGGGACACCCCTGAGGCCGCCGTGGCCCACGGCCGCGAGCTGCTGGACCAGGGTGCGGACCTGCTGGACATCGGCGGGGAGTCCACGCGCCCCGGCGCCGGGCGCGTCAGCCCCGACCAGGAGCGCGAGCGGATCCTCCCGGTGGTGCGCGAGCTCGCCGCGCAGGGCGCCGTCATCTCGGTGGACACCACGCGCGCCTCGACGGCCGCGGCCGCCATCGAGGCCGGGGCCGCCATCATCAACGATGTCTCGGGGGGCCTGGCCGACCCCGGCATGCACCGCCTCATCGCCTCCGCGGGCGTGGTCTACATCTGCCAGCACTGGCGCGGATCCCCCGAGACCATGGACACCCTCACCGACTACCCCGAGGGGGTCCTGGCCGGGGTGGAGGCCGAGCTGGGCCGGCGCCTGGCCGAGCTGGAGGCCGCCGGCGTCGACCCCGCCCAGGTGGTGGTCGACCCGGGCCTGGGCTTCGCCAAGACCCACGAGCAGTCCTGGCGGCTCCTGGCCTCCACCGCCCGCCTGGGGGAGAACCTGGGCCGCCCCGTCCTCATCGGCGCCTCCCGCAAGCGCTTCCTGGCCGCCGCCACCGACCCGGGCGCCGGCCCGGGCGGCACCCCTGACCAGCGCGACGCCGCCACCGCCGCCACCACCGCCCTGGCCGCCGCCGCAGGCGCCTGGGCCGTGAGAGTCCACGAGGTCCCGGCCAACCGGGATGCTCTTCGCACCGCCTCCCTCTGGAAGGAACACCAGTGA
- the folK gene encoding 2-amino-4-hydroxy-6-hydroxymethyldihydropteridine diphosphokinase translates to MSTTLNATTDRIRLVGLSARGHHGVLPFEREEGQLFTVDVTLDLGARGTAVAAVTDSLDDAVDYSSVANAVVTVIEGEPVSLLEALADRIAERVLAYPRVLAAEITVHKPQAPLDVAFEDVAMTIYRTSESAGQSSGAHAAEPAEAEHAPAEPRRFTSHRAEPAEPETAAALGVGALPLQSAPPPADEAPASDPWGPDQWMSEADEAGAPAPGASAQDLLGLGESETDQASRRSPEAGPEHGGAPLLGPTDGAGPRVEPLGGFEPVSAVDAVEAVDGAAGAHAPEAPTAVSPEAAPVESLPTGLPVQLPGEGRHRAEPSSDTAVGSADEPAAPHSAGLAEAPEPVAESFAGQAGAYSTGSADPVEGGQETPGVEPAPLPYGESEPVAAEPEAPAPAPEADLPLAEAPDSAQASFGLTDGPLVDGGHQVDGAVGGAAAPGPLSPALAPSPADLPETAAEPVEAPAPLPTTAPADPLEQRPGRPVGAVFALGANAGHVLVTLRAAVRSLKATEGIEVLQVGPLARTVAVVPEGGERQPDYLNTVVTVLTTLSPRELLAVCQALESEAGRVRTQHWGPRTLDVDLVTVEGVDSQDPELTLPHAHAHERAFVLVPWSQADPFAELGGRTVTELAEQAPDRSGLRWLAFDWLDTDNIPEKPTGPYVAPPVVDEDPEPVEQVFNATRNEQSVIDAELAAEYLAGIGELPPQDAQNPQDAPAVQQAQDHHGQQGAPEAAAPAGGAPQAGALPDVEPAGLEADNPFAAASFGTDYAVPVDAAQVPGQTPGPDQSQGQAPEPQAPDQFPVPQVGEEDSWEAPLQWNEVIGGTDGMGPRQGS, encoded by the coding sequence GTGAGCACCACCCTCAACGCGACCACCGACCGGATCCGCCTGGTCGGGCTGTCAGCCCGTGGCCATCACGGCGTCCTGCCCTTCGAACGGGAAGAGGGCCAGCTCTTCACCGTGGACGTCACCCTCGACCTGGGCGCACGCGGCACTGCGGTGGCCGCCGTGACCGACAGCCTCGACGACGCCGTGGACTACTCCTCCGTGGCCAACGCCGTGGTCACCGTCATCGAGGGGGAGCCCGTCAGCCTCCTGGAGGCCCTGGCGGATCGGATCGCCGAGCGCGTCCTGGCCTACCCCAGGGTCCTGGCCGCCGAGATCACGGTGCACAAGCCCCAGGCGCCCCTGGACGTGGCCTTCGAGGACGTGGCGATGACCATCTACCGCACCTCCGAGTCGGCCGGCCAGTCCTCCGGGGCGCACGCGGCCGAGCCTGCCGAGGCCGAGCACGCCCCCGCCGAGCCGCGCCGCTTCACCTCCCACCGCGCCGAGCCGGCCGAGCCCGAGACCGCCGCCGCCCTCGGCGTGGGGGCCCTGCCCCTCCAGTCCGCACCCCCGCCCGCCGATGAGGCCCCCGCCTCCGACCCCTGGGGCCCCGATCAGTGGATGAGTGAGGCCGACGAGGCCGGCGCCCCGGCCCCCGGAGCCTCCGCGCAGGACCTCCTGGGCCTGGGCGAGTCCGAGACCGACCAGGCATCCCGGCGCTCGCCGGAGGCCGGCCCCGAGCACGGCGGCGCCCCCCTCCTGGGGCCCACCGACGGGGCCGGGCCCCGCGTCGAGCCCCTGGGCGGCTTCGAGCCTGTCAGTGCCGTGGACGCCGTGGAGGCCGTGGACGGTGCTGCCGGCGCTCACGCGCCCGAGGCCCCCACCGCGGTCTCGCCCGAGGCCGCCCCGGTGGAGTCCCTGCCCACGGGCCTGCCCGTCCAACTGCCGGGGGAGGGGCGCCACCGCGCCGAGCCCAGCAGCGATACCGCCGTCGGCTCGGCCGATGAGCCGGCCGCCCCGCACAGTGCCGGCCTGGCAGAGGCGCCCGAGCCGGTGGCCGAGTCCTTCGCGGGCCAGGCCGGTGCCTACTCGACCGGATCGGCCGATCCGGTCGAGGGCGGGCAGGAGACCCCCGGCGTCGAGCCCGCCCCACTGCCCTACGGCGAGTCCGAGCCCGTGGCCGCCGAGCCGGAGGCTCCCGCCCCGGCGCCCGAGGCGGACCTGCCCCTGGCTGAGGCCCCGGACTCGGCTCAGGCGTCCTTCGGCCTCACGGACGGCCCGCTCGTGGATGGCGGGCACCAGGTCGATGGCGCCGTGGGCGGCGCTGCGGCCCCGGGGCCGCTTTCCCCGGCACTGGCCCCCTCGCCCGCCGATCTCCCGGAGACCGCGGCCGAGCCCGTGGAGGCCCCGGCCCCCTTGCCCACGACTGCCCCGGCCGACCCGCTGGAGCAGCGCCCGGGCAGGCCTGTGGGCGCCGTCTTCGCCCTGGGCGCCAACGCCGGCCACGTGCTGGTCACCCTGCGTGCCGCGGTGCGCTCCCTCAAGGCCACCGAGGGCATCGAGGTCCTCCAGGTCGGGCCCCTGGCCCGCACAGTGGCCGTGGTGCCCGAGGGCGGGGAGCGCCAGCCCGACTACCTCAACACGGTGGTCACCGTCCTGACCACCCTCTCGCCGCGCGAGCTGCTGGCCGTGTGCCAGGCCCTGGAGTCCGAGGCCGGGCGCGTGCGCACCCAGCACTGGGGGCCGCGCACCCTCGACGTCGACCTGGTGACGGTCGAGGGCGTGGACAGCCAGGACCCCGAGCTGACCCTGCCCCACGCCCACGCCCACGAGCGCGCCTTCGTCCTGGTGCCCTGGTCCCAGGCCGACCCCTTCGCCGAGCTGGGCGGGCGCACCGTCACCGAGCTGGCCGAGCAGGCCCCCGACCGCTCGGGCCTGCGCTGGCTGGCCTTCGACTGGCTCGACACCGACAACATCCCGGAGAAGCCCACGGGCCCCTACGTGGCCCCGCCGGTCGTCGATGAGGACCCCGAGCCGGTCGAGCAGGTCTTCAACGCCACCCGCAACGAGCAGTCCGTCATCGACGCCGAGCTCGCCGCCGAGTACCTGGCCGGGATCGGCGAGCTCCCGCCGCAGGACGCCCAGAACCCCCAGGACGCCCCGGCGGTGCAGCAGGCCCAGGACCACCACGGCCAGCAGGGGGCCCCGGAGGCCGCGGCCCCGGCCGGCGGCGCCCCCCAGGCCGGTGCCCTCCCCGACGTCGAGCCGGCCGGCCTGGAGGCGGACAACCCCTTCGCCGCCGCCTCCTTCGGCACCGACTACGCCGTGCCTGTGGACGCCGCCCAGGTCCCCGGCCAGACGCCGGGGCCCGATCAGTCCCAGGGGCAGGCGCCTGAGCCCCAGGCGCCCGACCAGTTCCCCGTGCCCCAGGTCGGCGAGGAGGACTCCTGGGAGGCCCCCCTGCAGTGGAATGAGGTCATTGGAGGCACCGACGGGATGGGTCCCCGTCAGGGCTCCTGA